A window of Candidatus Kinetoplastibacterium crithidii (ex Angomonas deanei ATCC 30255) contains these coding sequences:
- a CDS encoding ATP-binding protein — protein sequence MKTNNINELYSLAEKVLLQIHNWLPPVPKEVDWNAIAFKWRKLGPKGYLHSICNFSKISLDDLSHIERQKNIIDDNTYQFVNGRPANNVLMTGARGTGKSSLVRSMLDKYSKKNLRLVEIDKSDLGDLFDVVEILNNRPEKFIIFCDDLSFEEGEIGYKALKSFLDGSILSTGNNILIYATSNRRHLIPEYFKENLQNTHDINGEIHPGETIEEKTSLSERFGIWISFYNFTQDTYLDIVQYWINKIGTQKIEQNAFRLEALQWALERGSRSGRIANQFARHWVSKNGK from the coding sequence ATGAAAACTAATAACATTAATGAATTATATTCTTTAGCTGAAAAAGTACTACTTCAAATCCATAATTGGCTTCCTCCTGTACCAAAAGAAGTAGATTGGAATGCTATTGCATTTAAATGGAGAAAATTAGGTCCTAAAGGCTATTTGCACTCTATATGTAATTTTTCAAAAATAAGCCTAGATGATTTATCTCATATAGAAAGACAAAAAAATATTATAGATGATAATACTTATCAATTTGTAAATGGTCGTCCTGCTAACAATGTATTGATGACAGGAGCTCGAGGAACAGGAAAAAGTTCATTAGTTCGATCAATGCTCGACAAATATAGCAAAAAAAATTTAAGATTAGTTGAAATTGACAAATCAGATTTAGGAGACCTATTTGATGTAGTAGAAATATTAAATAACAGACCAGAAAAATTTATTATTTTTTGTGATGACCTATCTTTTGAAGAAGGAGAAATTGGGTACAAAGCACTTAAATCATTTCTAGACGGATCAATTTTATCTACTGGAAATAATATCCTAATATATGCCACTTCAAATAGAAGACATTTAATTCCTGAATATTTTAAAGAAAATTTACAAAACACTCATGATATTAATGGAGAAATTCATCCTGGAGAAACTATAGAAGAAAAAACATCTCTTTCTGAAAGATTTGGAATTTGGATCTCATTCTATAATTTCACTCAAGATACCTACTTAGATATAGTTCAATATTGGATAAACAAAATTGGAACACAAAAAATAGAACAAAATGCATTTCGTTTAGAAGCCTTACAATGGGCATTAGAAAGAGGATCGCGTTCTGGAAGAATAGCAAACCAATTTGCACGTCATTGGGTATCAAAAAATGGCAAATAA
- the argJ gene encoding bifunctional glutamate N-acetyltransferase/amino-acid acetyltransferase ArgJ yields MAVNLNIPDDNKIFPINGIEIAIGEAGVKKNNKKDLTIFKLSSGTNVAGIFTKNLFKAAPVIISEKNLANQKQIKTLIINTGNANAGTGSKGIEKAQKICTELGKQLQIDSQEILTFSTGVVMEQLPEDKIINALPRTLDGLGKYTWKDAAYSIMTTDTKPKIFSEKLDISGKEITVTGISKGAGMICPNMATMLGFIGTDVQIEQSLLNKMIKEIADFSFNRITVDGDTSTNDSFIIMCTGKSGLDIRNENDPNYKKVFELLKKASIDLAQKIVRDAEGATKFITINVEKATNSQEALKVAYSVAHSPLVKTAFYASDPNIGRILVAVGYSDVKISTNNLFIWLNDVLIVKNGEINPDYIESDGQQVLQQKEIIIRISLNQGKTNETIYTCDFSHEYVTINADYRS; encoded by the coding sequence ATGGCTGTCAATTTAAATATTCCAGATGACAATAAAATTTTTCCAATCAATGGAATAGAAATAGCAATTGGAGAAGCTGGCGTAAAAAAAAATAACAAAAAAGATCTTACAATATTTAAATTATCGTCAGGAACTAATGTAGCTGGAATATTTACAAAGAATTTATTTAAAGCAGCTCCAGTTATAATTTCTGAAAAAAATTTAGCAAACCAAAAACAAATAAAAACATTAATCATCAATACTGGCAATGCAAATGCAGGAACTGGCTCTAAAGGAATAGAGAAAGCACAAAAAATATGTACTGAGCTTGGAAAACAGTTACAAATAGATTCACAGGAAATACTTACTTTCTCAACAGGAGTAGTAATGGAACAACTTCCTGAAGATAAAATAATAAATGCCTTGCCTAGAACTTTGGATGGTCTTGGCAAATATACATGGAAAGATGCTGCTTATAGCATAATGACAACTGATACGAAACCAAAAATATTTTCTGAAAAATTAGATATTAGCGGAAAAGAAATAACAGTTACAGGAATAAGCAAAGGGGCTGGAATGATTTGCCCTAATATGGCAACAATGCTAGGTTTTATTGGAACAGATGTTCAAATAGAGCAATCGTTATTAAATAAAATGATTAAAGAAATTGCAGATTTTTCTTTTAATCGCATTACAGTAGATGGTGATACTTCAACAAATGATTCTTTCATAATCATGTGCACGGGTAAATCAGGCCTAGACATTAGGAATGAAAATGATCCTAACTATAAAAAGGTTTTTGAATTATTAAAGAAAGCTTCGATAGATTTAGCTCAAAAAATTGTTAGAGATGCTGAAGGAGCAACGAAATTCATCACTATAAATGTAGAAAAAGCGACCAATTCACAAGAAGCACTTAAAGTAGCATATTCTGTTGCTCATTCTCCTCTTGTCAAAACAGCTTTTTATGCATCTGATCCTAATATAGGACGCATTCTGGTCGCCGTTGGATACTCAGATGTAAAAATATCAACTAATAATTTATTCATATGGCTTAATGATGTTCTTATTGTTAAAAATGGAGAAATAAATCCAGATTACATAGAATCTGATGGACAACAAGTCTTGCAACAAAAAGAAATAATCATAAGAATATCGCTTAACCAAGGAAAAACTAACGAAACTATTTATACTTGTGATTTTTCCCATGAATACGTAACAATAAATGCAGATTACCGTTCTTAG
- the hemA gene encoding glutamyl-tRNA reductase: protein MIIVPIVIGLNHTSAPLEIREQMSLSVDVIRKLLSNLPVLDGDVINEAVILSTCNRTELYCIANPKMLDKLFLWFAKTGSINPDVFRKHSYHYIDFDAVYHIFRVSSGLDSMVLGEPEILGQMKKAVLIAKEAKGVGFFFHRLFQDAFSVAKTVRTQTDIGRNSISIASSCLKLSSIVMNNGIQNAKVLFIGAGEMIELCIKHFSSVNFGGLVISNRTLAKSKNLADKFSIDFIPFEQIYDDISDFDIIISCTASNDFIIDNSYAEKLSYSTNKLMIDLAVPRDIDPVIGNLNNVKLYSIDDLASIIKQGLDARRASIPKADNIILAKVKIFMKWAHQRDLTLTITNLINKIENIKLLEIERANSMISKNFNKEYVISVMAHRLTKKFLHGLINAMKNSEEKDFSHIHGYLSKVIDSQDK, encoded by the coding sequence ATGATAATAGTTCCTATTGTTATTGGCTTGAATCATACGTCAGCTCCTCTCGAAATTCGTGAACAAATGAGCTTGTCAGTTGATGTCATAAGAAAATTATTGTCTAATTTGCCAGTATTAGATGGAGATGTAATTAATGAGGCAGTGATTCTATCAACATGTAATCGTACAGAATTGTATTGTATTGCTAATCCTAAAATGCTTGATAAATTATTTTTATGGTTTGCAAAAACAGGCAGTATTAATCCAGATGTTTTTAGAAAGCATAGCTACCATTACATTGATTTTGACGCTGTATATCATATTTTTAGAGTATCTAGTGGCTTAGATTCAATGGTCTTGGGAGAGCCAGAAATTCTTGGCCAAATGAAAAAAGCAGTGCTAATTGCTAAAGAAGCTAAAGGCGTAGGTTTTTTCTTTCATCGTTTGTTTCAGGATGCTTTCTCTGTAGCTAAAACTGTGCGTACTCAAACTGATATAGGTAGAAATTCTATTTCTATTGCTTCTTCATGTTTAAAATTATCTAGTATTGTAATGAATAATGGAATACAAAATGCCAAAGTTTTGTTTATTGGTGCAGGAGAGATGATAGAACTTTGTATAAAACATTTTAGTTCTGTAAATTTTGGAGGATTAGTAATATCAAATAGAACTTTAGCAAAATCTAAAAATCTTGCTGATAAGTTTTCTATTGATTTTATCCCATTTGAACAAATATATGATGATATATCAGATTTTGATATTATTATTTCATGTACTGCAAGTAATGATTTTATCATTGATAACTCATATGCTGAAAAGCTATCTTATAGTACAAATAAATTAATGATAGATTTGGCAGTTCCTAGAGATATAGATCCGGTAATAGGTAATCTGAACAATGTTAAATTGTACTCAATTGATGATTTAGCAAGTATTATTAAACAAGGTTTGGACGCTAGAAGAGCTTCTATTCCAAAAGCTGATAATATTATATTGGCAAAAGTAAAGATATTTATGAAATGGGCTCATCAAAGAGATTTGACCTTAACAATAACTAATCTTATTAATAAAATCGAAAATATTAAGCTGCTAGAAATAGAAAGAGCTAATAGCATGATTAGTAAGAATTTTAATAAAGAATATGTCATAAGTGTTATGGCTCATAGGCTAACTAAGAAGTTTTTGCATGGGTTAATAAATGCTATGAAAAATAGTGAAGAAAAAGATTTTTCACATATCCATGGGTATTTGTCTAAAGTAATAGATAGTCAAGATAAATAA
- the prfA gene encoding peptide chain release factor 1, with the protein MKQSMRKRLEELSDRLKEIDLMLAESSVFSNIDDFRKLSCERSEIAPVVEKFSELVSIENYISEAYEMISDPELKNLAEEEIKSNKQILEKLESALHILLLPKDPNDDRSFFLEIRAGTGGDESTLFSADLLRMYIRYAERKGWKTDLISESLSDFGGYKEVIIRIDGRSAYANLRFESGGHRVQRVPDTETQGRIHTSACTVAVMLEADTVSDIVINNNDIRIDTFRASGAGGQHINKTDSAVRITHLPTGIVVECQDDRSQHRNKEKAMRVLAARLKDKEIRDLQNKEAAERKSLVGSGDRSERIRTYNYPQSRVTDHRINLTLYKLSQIMDGDMDEIIESLLAEYQAEQLANISL; encoded by the coding sequence ATGAAGCAATCGATGCGTAAAAGATTGGAAGAATTATCTGATCGTTTAAAAGAAATTGATCTTATGCTTGCTGAGTCAAGTGTATTTAGTAATATTGATGACTTTCGTAAGTTGTCTTGTGAAAGGTCAGAAATAGCACCTGTTGTTGAAAAGTTTTCTGAGTTAGTTTCTATTGAAAACTATATTTCTGAAGCATATGAAATGATTTCTGATCCAGAACTAAAGAATCTGGCAGAAGAGGAAATTAAATCAAATAAGCAAATTTTAGAAAAATTAGAAAGTGCATTACATATTTTATTACTACCAAAAGATCCTAATGACGATCGTAGTTTTTTCTTAGAAATAAGGGCAGGAACTGGTGGTGATGAAAGCACTTTATTTTCCGCTGATTTATTGAGAATGTATATTCGTTATGCAGAGCGTAAAGGTTGGAAGACTGATTTAATTTCTGAAAGTTTATCAGATTTTGGAGGATATAAAGAAGTTATTATTCGAATTGATGGTCGTTCTGCTTATGCTAATTTAAGGTTCGAATCTGGGGGACATAGAGTGCAGAGGGTTCCTGATACAGAAACCCAAGGTAGAATACATACTTCTGCATGTACCGTTGCAGTTATGCTAGAGGCGGATACGGTTAGTGATATTGTGATAAATAATAATGATATAAGAATCGATACTTTTAGAGCTAGTGGAGCTGGTGGGCAACATATTAATAAAACAGACTCTGCTGTTAGAATTACTCATTTGCCTACTGGTATTGTTGTAGAATGCCAGGATGATAGATCACAGCATCGCAATAAAGAGAAAGCTATGCGCGTATTAGCTGCAAGGTTAAAAGATAAAGAAATAAGAGATTTGCAAAATAAAGAGGCTGCTGAAAGAAAAAGCTTAGTAGGCTCTGGAGATAGATCAGAACGTATAAGAACTTATAACTATCCTCAAAGTAGAGTCACTGATCATAGGATTAATCTGACGTTATATAAATTATCACAGATTATGGATGGTGACATGGACGAAATAATAGAAAGTTTATTAGCAGAATACCAAGCAGAACAGTTGGCTAATATTAGTTTGTAG
- the prmC gene encoding peptide chain release factor N(5)-glutamine methyltransferase, translating to MDSRISRLEAMILLEMILQKSRSWILAHDDEILSDELVDMYMELNQRRLSGEPIAYIVGYKEFMSHMFMVNKNVLIPRPETELLVEHGLKLLRHKYLISPRVIDLGIGCGSIGLSIALTRPDVSVVGCDLSSQALEVARHNATVLGATVELIQSDWFKSINPKEKFDLLLANPPYISREDKHLRMDSLIYEPRSALTDESIDGLESIRKIIETSPAYMKEGASLWIEHSWDQAFSVKNIMKSSGFKNVYSLNDLSGIERVTGGFV from the coding sequence ATGGACAGTAGAATTTCTAGATTAGAAGCTATGATTTTACTCGAAATGATACTGCAGAAATCTAGATCATGGATTCTTGCTCATGATGATGAAATTTTATCTGATGAGCTTGTAGATATGTATATGGAATTAAATCAAAGAAGATTAAGTGGTGAACCTATAGCTTATATTGTAGGCTATAAAGAATTTATGAGCCATATGTTCATGGTTAATAAAAATGTTTTAATACCCAGACCAGAAACAGAATTATTAGTTGAGCATGGCTTGAAATTACTAAGACATAAATATCTAATAAGCCCTAGGGTTATAGATCTAGGTATTGGCTGTGGCTCTATAGGGTTATCAATTGCCCTAACTAGACCTGATGTTAGCGTTGTTGGTTGCGATCTGAGTTCTCAAGCTTTGGAAGTAGCTCGTCATAATGCTACTGTTTTGGGTGCTACAGTTGAACTTATACAAAGCGATTGGTTTAAATCTATTAATCCAAAAGAAAAGTTTGATCTTTTATTAGCCAATCCTCCATATATTTCCAGAGAAGATAAACATCTTAGAATGGACTCTTTAATTTATGAACCAAGATCTGCTTTAACAGATGAATCTATCGATGGGTTGGAAAGTATTCGTAAAATAATAGAAACCTCTCCAGCATATATGAAAGAAGGAGCTTCTTTATGGATAGAACATTCCTGGGATCAAGCTTTTAGTGTAAAGAATATAATGAAGTCATCAGGGTTTAAAAATGTTTATAGTTTGAATGATTTATCAGGTATTGAAAGAGTAACAGGTGGTTTTGTATAG
- the grxD gene encoding Grx4 family monothiol glutaredoxin: MKSIEKIIEDIISSNHVVLFMKGTSKFPLCGFSGKAVRILFDCGISDIFTVNVLEDEDLRQAIKDYSNWPTIPQLYIDGEFIGGVDIMSELYETGELKNLLNKK; this comes from the coding sequence ATGAAAAGTATTGAGAAAATTATAGAGGACATAATTAGTAGTAATCACGTAGTTTTATTTATGAAAGGAACAAGCAAATTTCCTCTTTGTGGCTTTTCAGGCAAAGCGGTAAGAATATTGTTTGATTGTGGCATATCTGATATTTTTACTGTTAATGTTTTAGAAGATGAAGATCTACGTCAAGCTATCAAAGATTATTCTAATTGGCCAACAATACCCCAATTGTATATAGATGGTGAATTCATAGGAGGTGTTGATATTATGTCTGAGCTCTATGAAACTGGTGAGTTAAAGAATCTTCTTAATAAGAAGTAA
- a CDS encoding carbonic anhydrase, producing the protein MFPKRLLDGYFSFRNGKLASEKTRYKELATSGQNPEIMIIGCCDSRVSPELIFDSKPGEMFVVRNVANLVPPYDKDPNSSYHGTSAAIEFAVSALNIKHIVVLGHESCGGIKSFIENKKPLSTVDFIGKWMSQIAPVSSSLNINNQYNKENSKKLELGVISHSINNLLTFPSIKAKINNGSLAIHGAYFLISTGDLLVKNYKTDVFDIRIG; encoded by the coding sequence ATGTTTCCTAAAAGACTATTAGATGGCTATTTCTCCTTTAGAAATGGAAAGTTAGCTAGTGAAAAAACTAGATACAAAGAGCTAGCAACCTCTGGTCAAAATCCAGAAATAATGATTATAGGATGTTGTGATTCAAGAGTGTCTCCTGAATTAATCTTCGACTCAAAACCAGGCGAAATGTTTGTAGTTCGTAATGTTGCCAACCTAGTCCCTCCTTATGATAAAGATCCTAATTCTTCTTATCATGGAACTAGTGCAGCTATAGAATTCGCTGTAAGCGCTCTAAATATAAAACATATAGTAGTATTAGGTCATGAATCATGTGGCGGAATAAAATCTTTCATAGAAAACAAAAAACCTCTAAGCACTGTAGACTTTATAGGCAAATGGATGTCCCAAATTGCCCCAGTATCTTCTTCACTAAATATAAACAACCAATACAATAAAGAAAATAGCAAAAAATTAGAGCTTGGGGTGATATCACATAGCATTAATAATTTACTAACATTTCCTTCTATAAAGGCAAAAATAAATAATGGGTCATTAGCAATACATGGAGCATACTTCTTAATATCTACTGGTGATCTACTAGTAAAAAACTATAAAACTGATGTCTTTGACATTAGAATTGGATAA
- the ppc gene encoding phosphoenolpyruvate carboxylase, which produces MYSEESRKSHLHSEIRLLGKILGNVIQECEGKRLFNTIETIRKVAINIEENSEILNNEKLEKLINELDSNDTNYVARAFGFLLQLLNISEDLDQNRRQKEIDASSETMQRGSLKDIVQKLIINNVTSSEISEILESSCIMPVLTAHPTEIQRRSILDSHWNIADKLSQRYLAQTNDEKNDIDYELTGYISMLWQTRMLRYSRLTVIDEIENALSYYKSTFLFAIPKLYNELINIINQKYNKAVLPDSINPFLRMGSWIGGDRDGNPYVDEKTLKQAAIKQSTVILEHYLKEIYALKKELSISSLLIKVDDELLFLANRSGDESSHLIDEPYRRALIGIYSRLASTSKKLIGLNLARRDTIQAHPYSNHEEFYKDLTIIHKSLVHNHGKTISALRLKKLRQSVRVFGFHLSTIDLRQNSDVHERVLEELLQKAGVYLEGKNKYSELDEDLKVELLIKELNQGRPLLSPWINYSEETNKELNILKTAAEIRSLFGKQSIQHSIVSHTETLSDLLEVLLLQKETGLIPPIFSDTEQDNGLMIVPLFETINDLQNSSKIMAAWLDIPEIKTRITNAQHNTQEVMLGYSDSNKDGGYLTSNWSLYQAERSLVNVFNARGIKLRLFHGRGGSVGRGGGSSFDAIMSQPPGTVSGQIRLTEQGEVIQGKYNNAEVGKWHLELLTSATLESSLCIDRKIASQEDLHIKQFGDVMSSMSEYAQRLYCDLVYLNPGFSEYFFSSTPINEISALNIGSRPSSRSKNQNIEDLRAIPWSFSWAQCRLMIPSWYGIGSAIEHYIEFGNKSTTKSKQERLDQLRAMTKEWPAFKTLLSNMEMVLVKSNIKIASCYSKLVKNEFLRSSIFNNISTEHDKTIKMLQLLTQRDLLEDNPTLLSRLNDRFVYIDPLNYLQIELIKRYRSQQDYLSINEIEKIQRAIHLTINGIAAGLRNSG; this is translated from the coding sequence ATGTACTCTGAAGAATCTCGAAAATCACATCTACACTCTGAAATAAGATTATTAGGAAAAATCCTAGGAAATGTTATACAAGAATGTGAAGGCAAAAGACTTTTTAACACAATAGAAACCATAAGAAAAGTTGCTATCAATATAGAAGAAAATAGTGAAATTCTTAATAATGAAAAATTAGAAAAGCTAATCAATGAATTAGATAGTAATGACACCAACTATGTTGCTAGAGCTTTTGGGTTTTTACTACAATTATTAAATATATCTGAGGATTTAGATCAAAATCGTAGGCAAAAAGAAATAGATGCTTCTTCGGAAACAATGCAGAGAGGAAGTTTAAAAGATATTGTACAAAAACTAATAATTAATAATGTAACGTCATCGGAAATTTCTGAAATATTAGAATCTTCTTGCATAATGCCTGTACTTACAGCCCATCCAACAGAAATACAACGCAGAAGTATCCTAGATTCACACTGGAATATTGCAGATAAGCTATCTCAGCGTTATCTGGCCCAAACAAATGATGAGAAAAATGATATAGATTATGAGCTTACTGGTTATATTTCAATGCTCTGGCAAACTAGAATGCTTCGGTATTCACGTCTAACAGTGATAGATGAGATAGAGAATGCCTTGTCTTATTACAAAAGCACTTTCTTATTTGCAATACCAAAACTATACAATGAATTAATAAATATTATTAACCAAAAATACAACAAAGCAGTTCTACCTGATTCCATTAATCCTTTTCTAAGAATGGGTAGTTGGATAGGTGGAGATAGAGATGGAAATCCTTATGTAGATGAAAAAACATTAAAACAAGCAGCAATAAAACAATCTACTGTTATTCTTGAACATTACTTAAAAGAGATATATGCATTAAAAAAAGAATTATCCATAAGTTCACTCTTGATAAAAGTAGATGATGAACTTTTGTTTCTTGCCAATAGAAGCGGAGATGAATCTAGTCATCTGATAGATGAACCTTATCGTCGTGCATTAATAGGAATTTACTCAAGATTAGCTTCCACTTCAAAAAAACTAATTGGATTAAATCTTGCTAGAAGAGATACTATACAAGCCCATCCTTATTCTAACCATGAAGAGTTTTATAAAGATCTAACTATCATTCATAAATCACTTGTTCATAACCATGGAAAAACAATTAGTGCTCTAAGATTAAAAAAATTACGTCAGTCTGTCAGAGTCTTTGGCTTCCATCTAAGCACTATAGATTTGAGACAGAATTCAGATGTGCACGAAAGAGTTCTTGAAGAACTCCTTCAAAAAGCTGGTGTATATCTAGAAGGTAAAAATAAGTACTCAGAACTAGACGAAGATTTAAAAGTAGAGCTTCTCATAAAAGAATTAAATCAAGGAAGACCTCTCCTATCTCCATGGATAAATTATAGTGAAGAAACAAACAAAGAACTAAATATTTTGAAAACAGCTGCTGAAATTAGATCTTTATTCGGGAAGCAATCTATACAACACTCTATAGTATCTCATACAGAAACACTAAGTGATCTATTGGAAGTTTTATTGTTACAAAAAGAAACTGGGTTAATACCACCTATATTTAGTGATACTGAACAGGACAATGGGTTAATGATTGTCCCTTTATTTGAAACGATAAACGACCTGCAAAACAGCTCTAAAATTATGGCTGCATGGCTAGATATTCCAGAAATAAAAACAAGAATTACTAATGCACAACACAATACTCAAGAAGTAATGTTAGGATACTCTGATAGTAATAAAGATGGAGGATATTTAACATCAAACTGGTCTTTATATCAAGCAGAAAGATCATTAGTTAACGTATTTAATGCTAGAGGCATAAAACTTAGGCTATTCCATGGACGAGGAGGATCAGTTGGACGTGGAGGTGGATCTAGTTTTGACGCCATAATGTCTCAACCTCCAGGAACGGTATCAGGTCAAATTAGATTGACAGAACAAGGAGAAGTTATTCAAGGAAAATATAACAATGCAGAAGTAGGAAAATGGCATTTGGAACTACTAACCTCTGCAACTCTAGAATCAAGTTTATGTATAGATAGAAAGATTGCCTCTCAAGAAGATTTGCATATCAAACAATTTGGCGACGTTATGTCAAGTATGTCTGAATATGCACAAAGACTATATTGTGATTTAGTTTATTTAAATCCAGGCTTCTCAGAATATTTCTTTTCCTCAACTCCAATAAATGAAATATCAGCTCTTAATATAGGATCAAGACCTTCTTCTCGTAGCAAAAATCAAAATATAGAGGACTTAAGAGCAATACCTTGGAGTTTTTCCTGGGCTCAATGTCGACTAATGATACCTAGCTGGTATGGAATAGGATCTGCTATAGAGCATTATATAGAGTTTGGTAACAAGTCAACAACAAAGTCTAAACAAGAAAGACTTGACCAGTTAAGGGCCATGACTAAAGAATGGCCTGCATTCAAGACATTATTATCTAACATGGAAATGGTATTAGTAAAATCTAATATTAAAATCGCTTCTTGCTACTCAAAACTAGTTAAAAATGAATTTTTAAGAAGCAGCATATTTAATAATATAAGCACGGAACATGATAAAACAATAAAAATGCTTCAACTACTGACACAAAGAGATCTATTAGAAGATAATCCTACTTTGCTATCTAGACTAAATGATAGATTCGTATATATTGACCCATTAAACTATCTACAAATTGAATTAATTAAACGATATAGATCACAACAAGATTACCTATCAATTAATGAAATAGAAAAAATACAACGAGCTATACACTTAACTATTAATGGAATAGCTGCAGGATTAAGAAATTCTGGATAA
- the queC gene encoding 7-cyano-7-deazaguanine synthase QueC, translating to MKVSNKALVLFSGGQDSTTCLAWALDVYDEVETISFDYGQRHNVELIARSKVLESIRSSFPAWDKKLGSGYLVEIDFIKKFLETSLTSNTSIETNNGMPNTFVPGRNLLFFNLAATLGYKIGIETIVGGMGQTDFSGYPDCRDNSIKSQQVALSLGFGKDFILETPLMWKNKSQVWAFAKDIGGHKLIDIIIKDTHTCYIGDRSKLNGWGYGCGNCPSCILRKSGWESWINVE from the coding sequence ATGAAAGTAAGTAATAAGGCATTAGTATTGTTTTCAGGAGGTCAAGATTCTACTACTTGTTTAGCCTGGGCTCTAGATGTTTATGATGAAGTCGAAACTATTTCATTTGATTATGGTCAGCGTCATAATGTTGAGCTGATTGCTAGATCAAAAGTATTAGAGTCTATTAGATCATCATTCCCAGCATGGGATAAGAAACTAGGTAGTGGTTATTTAGTTGAAATAGATTTCATAAAAAAATTTTTGGAAACATCATTAACTAGTAATACTAGTATTGAGACAAATAATGGAATGCCAAATACTTTTGTGCCAGGAAGAAATTTATTGTTTTTTAATTTGGCTGCGACACTAGGGTATAAAATAGGAATTGAAACAATAGTCGGAGGCATGGGACAGACAGACTTTTCTGGTTATCCTGATTGTAGAGATAATAGTATTAAATCACAACAGGTGGCACTGAGTCTTGGTTTTGGTAAAGATTTTATTTTAGAAACCCCTTTAATGTGGAAGAATAAGAGTCAGGTATGGGCTTTTGCAAAAGATATAGGTGGTCATAAACTCATAGATATTATTATTAAAGATACTCATACTTGTTATATTGGAGATCGTTCTAAATTAAACGGTTGGGGATATGGTTGCGGAAATTGTCCATCATGTATTTTACGTAAAAGTGGTTGGGAATCGTGGATTAATGTAGAATAA